The genomic interval TCATTGCCTCTTACCCCGACGACTGTTGCCTTTCCACCAAGGGCCACTATGTTGGCGGCAACATTTGCAGCACCCCCGAGTGTGTAATTCTCATCCTTTACATCAATTACCGGCACAGGTGCCTCCGGGGATATCCTCTCAACGAGTCCCCAGATGTAGTGGTCAAGGATAATGTCGCCAACGACGAGGATATTTTTCTTTCTGAAGTTTTTAAAGATGCCGTTATATCTCATAATGAAGCCCTGATGATGTATAATTTTACATCAAACAGTGTAGTTCGTGCAAAAAATAATGGAAAAACCCTGGGTCCTTCTCTCTTTTATTTCTGCCTTCTCCCTGGCAACGAGTGACGCTCTGACCAAAAAGGCGTTGAGGCTTGATAACGAATATCTCGTGGCCTGGCTCCGTCTCGTCTTCTCCCTGCCGCCCCTTGTGTTGCTTCTTCTCTTCATCCCCGTTCCTGAACTTGACAGGACATTCTATCTCTCTTTCATCTGTGCCATTCCCCTCGAGATACTTGCCCTTACCCTCTATATCAAGGCATTGAGGATATCCCCCATGTCTCTCACCTTGCCATTCCTTTCCCTGACCCCGATATTCCTGATTGTCTTCTCCAGGGTGATTGTCGGCGAGAGTGTTTCCTTAAAAGGTGCCGCGGGTATCATCCTCATAGCAACAGGCGGGTATTCCCTGAATATCACCTCCGTCAGAAAGGGATTTTTTGCACCCATCAAGGCAATTGCAAGGGAGAAGGGCTCTGTTTATATGATTATCGTGGCAATGATATACAGCATAACCTCGTCACTTGGCAAGCTCGCCATAGAGCATTCATCACCATTATTTTTTGGATCCACCTATTTTATTGTTGTAACCTTATGTTTTACCCCCCTCGTCTGTATCAATCGCAATGATCGCTCTGTTGTCAGGGTGCTCAGAAGAGATATTAGAAGTGCAATACTTCCGGGGCTCTTCTACTCGGCAATGATCGTTTCCCATATGCTGGCAATGAGTCTTGCCAGGGTAGCTTACATGATTGCCATAAAACGTTCGAGCCTCCTTATAGGCAGCATCTACGGATTTATCTTTTTCAGGGAAAGGAACATCAGGGAAAGGAACATCAGGGAAAGGTTGTCTGGTGCTGCACTGATGTTTGCAGGGTAAATTGCCTGTAAAGGGCCACTTTTCGCCCTGTTTCCTTGACAAAAACAGGGTAGGTTGCTATAGTAACCAGAGAGGTGAAAAGCATGACATCGGATGCCTTTTCAGGGATTCCGCGCTAAAAGCAGGGGCCCACTACTTTAGAAAACAGGGTTTTGCCATGTATAAAAAATTCTACGGTCTCAAGGACAGACCCTTTAATCCCGTTCCGGATCCAGGGTATCTTTATCTCAGTTCATATCATAGGGACGCCCTGGCATATCTGACCGCAGAAGCTGAAAAAAACTCCAACCCAATCATTTTTACCGGTGATATCGGTACCGGCAAAACGGTCCTGTTGAGGACTTTTCTCAAGACCCTTGGACCGGAAGTCAACCTTGTACAGATTTTCTATAGCGGCAATGACCGTGTCCGGCTCCTGCAGATGATCCTTCTTGAGATGGGAATAGATTCCGGACAGACCGATGTTGATTCCCTGCGTTCAGAGATAAAAGAGCACCTGGGTAATTTGCTCCGGGAGGGCAGGGAGGTTTTTTTAGTAATTGACGAAGCCCAGGATCTGGATGAGGATGCACTTGATGAAGCCTGTCTGCTATCCAGGCTTGAGGTTGACGGACGCCACCTTGTCAGGGTCATTCTGGCAGGTTTGCCCAAGTTGCAGGAGAACATTGATTCCCTGAGCAATCTTGACTGCAGGGATAACATCACCAAACCCTATTATCTCAAAAAACTTTCTGATGAAGATATCCCGAAATATATCCATCACAGGCTGGCCACTGCCGGTTGCACGGATGTTACGGTCTTTCCCGAGGATGTGCTCAGCGAGATTAGTCATTTTTCAAGGGGAATACCCAGGCTGATCAACATGATCTGTGATGCTGTCCTCTTGTATGGGTATTTTTCGGAGAAGAAGGTGGTAACAATGTCCCTGTTTAAAGAGGTGATAGCCGATCTTTTTAATAATGGAAACGCAGAAGACGGTTATCAGTATGAGACAGCCGCTGTTGCCTCCGGCATTGTCGGTGCTGATCAGGATACACGAAGTGGAGAGGAACCCGGGGACATTCATTCAGGGGAGAAGGATTTGGAAGGTAACGGGAAACCCCGGACTGAAGAGATGCCTGTTCAGGACGTGGATAGCCGGCAGGGACGGCCCCTTCCCATGACTGTCCTTGTGCTTGAGAAGAATGCACGGATGAGGGTCAGGCTCGAAGATAAATACCGGGAGGCGGGAATAAATACTGTTGTACTCTCTACCCTTGAAGGACTTTTTAAAACCCTTGAAAGTTCCAGCGACCTGGGTCTTCACGTTCTGGTGGCCGATTCCTCCTTCTTTTTTGCCAAGGGGGGGAGTGAGGACTCAGCGGGTAAAGACGCCCTTGACAGAATACAGAGAGACTATGCACATATGCCGTTGATTGTGACCGCAACTCTCCCGCTCACGGTGATCCGGACAAAGCTTTTTCAGAGGGGAATCCCTTTGCTTCTGCATAAACCGGATTTAAACCGTATTGACCTCTCTGAAGTCCAGACTCAATTCGACTCTTTTTTTAAT from Nitrospirota bacterium carries:
- a CDS encoding DMT family transporter encodes the protein MEKPWVLLSFISAFSLATSDALTKKALRLDNEYLVAWLRLVFSLPPLVLLLLFIPVPELDRTFYLSFICAIPLEILALTLYIKALRISPMSLTLPFLSLTPIFLIVFSRVIVGESVSLKGAAGIILIATGGYSLNITSVRKGFFAPIKAIAREKGSVYMIIVAMIYSITSSLGKLAIEHSSPLFFGSTYFIVVTLCFTPLVCINRNDRSVVRVLRRDIRSAILPGLFYSAMIVSHMLAMSLARVAYMIAIKRSSLLIGSIYGFIFFRERNIRERNIRERLSGAALMFAG
- a CDS encoding AAA family ATPase — encoded protein: MPVKGHFSPCFLDKNRVGCYSNQRGEKHDIGCLFRDSALKAGAHYFRKQGFAMYKKFYGLKDRPFNPVPDPGYLYLSSYHRDALAYLTAEAEKNSNPIIFTGDIGTGKTVLLRTFLKTLGPEVNLVQIFYSGNDRVRLLQMILLEMGIDSGQTDVDSLRSEIKEHLGNLLREGREVFLVIDEAQDLDEDALDEACLLSRLEVDGRHLVRVILAGLPKLQENIDSLSNLDCRDNITKPYYLKKLSDEDIPKYIHHRLATAGCTDVTVFPEDVLSEISHFSRGIPRLINMICDAVLLYGYFSEKKVVTMSLFKEVIADLFNNGNAEDGYQYETAAVASGIVGADQDTRSGEEPGDIHSGEKDLEGNGKPRTEEMPVQDVDSRQGRPLPMTVLVLEKNARMRVRLEDKYREAGINTVVLSTLEGLFKTLESSSDLGLHVLVADSSFFFAKGGSEDSAGKDALDRIQRDYAHMPLIVTATLPLTVIRTKLFQRGIPLLLHKPDLNRIDLSEVQTQFDSFFNELQICLSNIHSQFGAIYQKTIKWLTDSQGVIAASERRAKGSSRSNSGGNINEE